CCATTGACGAGAAGCTATTAAATAATTCATCTGGCGATCGCACATCGCTACTGCTACCGGAGTTTGTTCGACAAATAATTCGAGTAATTCTTGACTTTTTGACTCTTTCATGATAATAATATTCGGTTGATAAAAATTGACTGAAAATAAAAGTAAGATCCTTTGTCGGCAAGATATTCTTTAGTAATCGAGCCGGGAGTAGTAGGTGTTTTCAGGTAAAAACGGACAGAGAAAGAGACTTGAGTTCTTACACCTAATATAAACTTTTCTCTGGGAAGACGTTAGAGCGCTTTATCCCTCTGGAGAGGGATGAGGCAAATTTTCAAGTTTTTTTGTCGCTAAAACCGAGGATACTTGCAGATTCGCTGACAAATGTGAGGCAAGATCCACTTTCAGTTTCCTCCTCCAGAAAGAGGCAGTACAACCCCTGTATTAATCAATATTAGTTAGTTTGGCAATTAAACTTAGGAAACTGTTTCAAGTAAATTTGAGTACGATCCTGGCGCACTTTTTTCGCATAACTCTCATAGGTTCGAGCGTTCTTAGTCTGGTTTGAAGCCGCCGCCGCTTTTGTCACACCTGACGATCTTGACAAATATGTTCGCATCAGTGCCAACCCAGAAGCACATATTGAATGGTTAGCTAAAGATTTAGAACTAGGATTTGAGAAGATCATTTTGCATAATGTCAACCGCGAGCAAGAAAAGTTTATTGAGGTATTTGGGGATCGAGTTTTGCCAAAACTTAGTGGTGATTAGAGATTAGCGATTGGCGATCGCTGCTTAATTCCATTAAAATGCCATCGGTGAGCGAAGCGATCGCGATTTTCCTATTTCTAGCCAAAATTTATCCGGGACAACCCCAGAGAGCCAAGAATATTAATTATTGTGGAACTAACTTATCGTCTCCACACTTGCGATCCTACCTGGTTGAGCGAGTTCATTTTCTTAACAGTTAAATTCAAGCTCTTAATTCAGGGTTTTGAACCATAGCATCCCTATGAAAAAAATTTCTAAACCACTAACTTCTCTTTTGGCTGGAATCTTACTCATCGGCTTAAGTAGCTGTAATCTAGCTTCTACAGAAAAAAACTCTCTTGGAGAAAGATTGCCTGAATCTCCTCAGAGCGAAACTTCTACTCCTAATCCGAAGAGCAATCAAAGTCAATCTCTCAAAGCTAACCAACCGAATACAGTTACAGTTAACGTCTACCATGCCGATAGTCAGTGCCAAACGCTCGTACCGGAAACAGTAGCTGTTCCCGATGATAACTCCATAGAAGCAGCGATCGCCAAAGTCCTCGAATATAAAAACACTACTGATTTTGAACTAGCGGGATATCGCATCAATGTCAATTCCCAAAACGGTGTCGCTACTTTAGATTTGCGGGTTGCACCTGACTCACCCCGACAGTTTGTTTCTCTCTCTAGTTGTGAAAAATTTGCCTTATTTGGTAGTCTCCAAAAAACGCTTACCGATAATACACAATGGGACATTAAAGAAGTAATTTTCACCGAAAAAGGCGAAGAAATTTTGCTCTAGTTTCTCGTGCGATCCCGGCATCTAATCTTCATTCATCTCTCCGCTAAATCGAATATTTTAGCGGGAGTTTTTTGCATAATCCGAATCAATTCTCCAGCAACTTTACTATCTACAGGCTTACTAAAGAAGTATCCCTGCGCTGATTCACACCCTAACTCTTGCAATTTTTCTAGCTGTAGTTTCGTTTCTACACCTTCGGCGACTACATCCATACCGAGATTGTGAGCTAACATCACGATTGTGCGGACAATTTCTGTACCACTGTCAGCAGTTCCCAATCGACTTAAAAAAGAGCGATCGATTTTTAAAGTATCGATAGGAAACTCATGTAAGCGACTTAAAGAAGAATAACCTGTCCCAAAATCATCAATACACAATTTAATTCCCTTAGCTTTAAGCTGCTTGACTGCGGAATCAGAGTTAGCTACTGTTTCTAGGAAGCAACTTTCAGTAATTTCTAATTTTAAACAGTGGGGTTTAATTTTAGTGTGGCGACAAATTTGTGCCAAAGTCTCGCAAAAATTAATTTGTTTAAACTGAACGCCAGAGAGGTTCACACTCATAACTAAATTATCTGCTTCTCCCGATTGCTGCCATTCACCTAGCTGCTGACAAGCTTCTTGGAGAACCCACCAACCTAGCGAGTCAATTAAGCCCATTTCTTCTGTTACGGGGATGAACTCACTGGGAAAAATTAAACCACGAATCGGATGATTCCAACGCACTAAGGCTTCAAATCCAATTATTTGCCTTGTTGCTAGTTCAATAATTGGTTGATAATCAAGGAAAAATTCTTCTCTTTCCAGCGCCCGACGCAAATCATTTTCCAACTGCATTCGAGCCATGACGCCAATTTGCATAGCTGGATTAAAAACTTCGTAAGGTAATTGCCTAAGTTTTGCCTGATACATAGCTACGTCTGCATCGCGAAGCAAATCTTCTGGTTGCTGGTAATTAAAACTGCTAAAACTGATGCCAATGCTAGCTCCGGTAAAAACTTCATAGTTATGTAATTGAAAAGGTTGTTTGAGTCGCTCTTCAATTAGTTGGGCTATTTGAATTGCTTGGGAAAAATCTTCAATTCCTTCGAGTAAAATTGCAAATTCATCTCCTCCCAGACGAGCTACTTTTTTCGTTATCGGTAAGGAAGTTTGCAACCAAGCCGCAAAACTTTTCAGTAATTCATCGCCTACGGGGTGTCCCAAACTATCGTTAACTACTTTAAAGCGATCGAGATCGATAAAAAGTAAGGCGTAAAGATAATTTCGATTTAAATGAGCTAACTCGATCGCGTATTTGAGCCGTTTCATAAACCAGTCGCGGTTGTGCAAACCTGTGAGACTGTCGTGAGTGGCTTCGTGGATGAGTTTTTCTTCGGCAAGGCGGCGGGCAGTAATATCTTCTACTGTACCTTCGTAATAAATTATTTCTCCGTTTTTGTTTTTGACGGCGCGAGCATTTTCACTAATCCAAATCGTGCTACCATCTTTGCGATAAACTTCTGATTCAAATGCGGATACACGCCCGTATTTTTCCATTAATTTGGCAAAATAAGTGCGGCGGTGGGGATCGACATACAGTTGACCGCCAATGTTAGTTAAAATTTGGATCAGTTCTGCTGGGGAATCGTAGCCGTAGATATTGGCTAGGGCAGGATTAGCACTTAAATAACGTCCGTCGGGTAAGGTTTGAAAAATGCCTTGAGTGATGTTTTCAAAGATACTGCGATATTTGGCTTCTGCTTCTTTGAGTGCTGTTTCTGCTTGTTTGCGTTCGATCGCGATCCGAGTTAAGTTAGTTGTGTCTTCGAGTAACTGCCAGTCTGAGGGTGTAGGCGTACGTGGTTGGCGATAGTAAATAGCAAATGTGCCGAAGATTTTACCTTGGCTAGAAGATATTGGTGTAGACCAACAAGCTCGTAGTCCATGACTTAAGGCTAGAGAGCGGTAATTTTCCCAGAGGGGATCGCTGGCAATATCTGTAACTATAACTGGTTTTTGATAATAGGCGGCTGTACCGCAGGAACCAGCATGGGGAGAGATTTCTATTTGGGAGAGAGCTTGAATATAACTTTGAGGTAAACTAGGAGCGGCTAGAATCTGTAAATGTTTTCCTTGGGCATCAACAACTAAAATTGAACCTAATAAACCGTCTGAGTTGGCTTCGATGCTTTTGACTAAGATATTTAAAGTATCTTCTAGAGATGCGTCGCTGGCAATGGTTTCTAGGACTTGTTTCTGACTTGCTAAAAGATCTTCTGCTTGTTTGCGATCGCTGATATCTCTGGATACAGCCACTATTTCGCATACTTGTCCCTTCTGGCGATCTACGCTTCCTGCTTTAGTAAAGCGATCGTTGATTCTTTTGATGCTTGTTTCTAACCAAATGTATTTGCCATTTTTGTGCTGAATGCGATAAGTAATTGTCTGGTTGGTGGTAAGGTCTTCTAAGGTGCTGTTATATTGTTGAATTACTTCTAAGTCTTGCGGATGAAACAATTCGTAGGGAGAACGACCGATTAATTCTGATGGTTCGTATCCTAGGAGAGTTTTACAAGCGGGAGATACATAAGTAAAAACTCCATCTCTTCGATGTCGAGAAATCAGATCGGTGGCGTTTTCTGCTAGCAGTCGATATCTCTCTTCGCTTTCTCGTAATGCTTGTTCTGCTTCCTTACTTTTCGTAATGTCGGTGATAAATCCCTCTACGTCAATTAGTTCTCCGGAGGGGCTAAAAATACCTCTACCTGTTTCCCAAAACCATTTTTTCTCTCCGCTTTTGGTTCTGATCCGATATTCTACTTCATAAGGTTCTTGAGCCGCGATCGCTGTTTCGATCTTCTCTAATACGTTTGACAAATCTTTTGCATAAATAATATCGTTATATTCCATTTCCCCTTTGTTGGTTAGTTCTTCGGCTCGATAACCCGTTAAAGCAAATACTCCTTTACTAAGATATTTCATTGACCACTTGCCATCATTGATGCAAGAGAATACTATCCCAGGCAATAAGTCAATAAAAATACTTAGTCTACTTTTGCTTTCTCCCTTTTTTAGTTTTGCTTGTTCGCTGGCAATAGTTTCCTGCACGAGCGCAATAACCTCCTCTGCGACCCGGGGAACAATTTGAGTTTCGTCTTCCCACTTTTTCTCTTCAGTAACAATTTATACTGATTTTTTTCTTTTTCTGATTTTAGCCTTATCTATTCCTGGAGATAGTTAATAATTTTACCCTCAAAAATCAGCTTAACAACAATTTTCCTCGCTTTAGTTGCTTGGTTTATTTATCTTGGCATATTTCTATCTTCAAAAAAATATTTATGGCGCTTTCTTGACAATTTTCCCTTCTTTAATTTAACTTTTTATCTGTTATATAACATCTTTTTTCTCAGCGTCTACTTATTTTTAAGAGTATTTTGTTTATTTCTGTAAAGAATGGTAACATTAAATTAACTTTTTGGGCAAGCAAAGTCTTCAAACTCAAGCAAAGATTGAGCTTAAGCTTGAATAGGGAAAATTAACTATTGTCAAAATTACTCTCTTGAGATTTGACCAAGAATAATGGGTTTCAAGCCCCGTCCTTATAGGACGGCTTTGATGCTATTCTAAGAAAGTAGCCTGGTACAGACAGGATTCGTCGGTACTGTCTTAAGTTGACGACGTAAAGCGATACCAGTACATGAGGCGCGAACAACCTCTTAAAAAACGCACCGGACTCGACAGAGTACCGAAAACCAGTGGTTAAGAAATTTGCTTTTTCGAGTATCGTGGGGCGCACGAGAATTTACGCTTGGGGAGATATATCCCACTGGAACTAATTGCCGCTCTTGATAAAATTGCTTTTTTGTTAATTTGTCAAGGGAGGGGTCGAATCGGCGAGACTGATTCCTTTTAGTTGTAAGGAGTGTCGTTGAACCAAGAATCCCCGCGCCTTTAGGCAGGGGAGCGTCAAACGACTGAGACAACCTACACCCCCAAAAGACTATCGGGTAGGAATCGAAACGATCGCGATTCTGAGGGTAAAATTTGATCTGGGGATTTAGTCTAGTTCGAGAATTACCGGAGCGTGATCGCTAGGTTTGACTTGCTTTCTCGGCGTCACATCAATTGTACAAGACTTTGCTCGATCGTAAAGATTCATTGTGAGATAGTGATGGTCAATGCGCCAACCTCTGTTACCCTGGAAGGCGCGAGTGCGATAGTCCCACCAACTATAATGTCCCCCTTCACTGGTAAACTTACGAAAGGCATCAGCTAAACCAATTTCTAAAACGGCTTGTAATGCTTGTCTTTCCGCAGGAGAGGACATGATCTGCTTTTCTTTTCCTTCAGGGTTATGAATATCTCGATCTTCTAAGGCAATATTAATATCTCCGCAGACACATAAATTGCCTGGGGGTTTAGCTTGTAAAATTTGCAGATATTCCCGCAAAAGTTTTAACCAATTGAGTTTATAGGTGTATTTCTCGCTACCGACAGCCGAACCGTTGGGAACGTAAAGATTAACTAAACGTATTCCGGCAACTACGCCGCTAATGACCCTTTTTTGTGCGTCAAACTCGCCGACTTGCTCTCCGCCTAAAATCGGCGTAAAACCAATTATGACATCTTCTAGGGGTGTTTTACTGAAGATAGCCACGCCGTTATAAGCTTTTTGTCCGGAAATATAAAGATGATAGCCTAACTCCTCAAAAGTTTTTCGGGGAAAATCTTGGTCGATTACTTTGGTTTCTTGTAAGCAAAGAACATCAACTGGATTCGCCTCTAACCAGTTTACTACCTGCGGCGATCGCGTGCGGATTGAGTTGACATTCCAAGTGGCTATTTTCATTCTTGATTACTAATTTAGGTAGTTACTATTGGGGAAATGGCTGTTTGTGCAGTCAGTTTCAACCCAGTTCTTAGCATACCCTGATTTTAGTTCTCTCTTTCCCATTGCTCTAGCTAACTGACTGCTGAACCCAATTTAACTAACTTTTAATGCTTACCAAATGTCCAACTTGGTGATGAGTATAGTCAACAAACTCAACTGCGATCGCAACTATTAATTTTCCCAACTATCTTGAATCAAATTGTTGCCAAAATGTCTTTTTTGTGCTTCTTTCTCAACAATAGCAACGAATATCTTCGCCACATTCGTCAGCTAAATAACAGAGTGCGCGGAATCTTAAACCAACTACTTCTTCGTAAAGTGGATTTAATTTGCACAACGGCGGAATGTGAGCAATTTTACGCCCAAATAAATAAATATCTCTCTCGAAAGGACATTGTACTGGTATAGTTCGACAAAGTAAATGTGCTATCCATTGATTCTTAATTTTTACTTGATTTAACCATTGACGAAGTGGATATAACCAGTCAATTGATTGGTTTCTTCCGAAAATTAGTGTATTCATCTTTTGGAGGTTGTTATTGGTTATGTCAAACACGATCGGCTTTCAATTAACTTCTATAATTTGAGTCTAACCATAAATAAAAGAAATCGCCAGGGTTTATAAATATAAAAAATTTTTATCAATTATAAATTTGACTTAACTCCCGTCTCCTGGAGGGAAAAAAGTGAATCTCGCCCCAATTTGTTTATTTTCTGATTGGAGGAAATAATTTACCTCTTAAGGAGGAATACATCGGCTAATTTTTCTCCCTAAGAGTGATGAAGAGACGAGCTTATTTATTTAAATTGAGAGGTAGTATAGCAACTTAATCTACTAAGTTTAGCTGAATCTATAACGATAATAAAAAGAGGTTATTATGAAGAGCGCAACTCGAATTACTTTAGCAACCACCTTAGCATCAATTACGGCTATAGGCGCAGGATTCGGTTTTGCCAAAACCACAACTGCATCGCCGACATTCAGTCAAAATTCGTTGATAATCAGTGATTGTAGTCGCTCTGGTTGCACTTCCTATCGAGCCAACTACGAAGACGCGATCGCGCAAGGTATAATCGAAAGACCATCGCTAGTAGCTGATGAAAATGAAGCGGTAAATCTCGCTAGACAAGCTTTAGATCGAGATAATAAAGAAGAAGCTGCTCGTCGTCTTGCTCAAGCTTTAGTAATTATCTCTGAAGCAGAAAGTCAAGAACAAGCATTAGCCGCAGAAAGAGCATTAGATGCGGAACTTTTAGAAGAAAGAGGACAAACTTTACGGGAAACTCTACCCTTATTCGGAGAAATTTTCCCACTCATAGAAAATCCTTACAGCTAACCAAAATCTTGAATCTAATCCTGTAAACTACAAGATAAGTGTAGTTTGACAAGAAGCTGAGGAGAAAACACCATGACAGAAATTATTTTTTTAGTCGAGGACGATCCTGAAGGTGGCTATGTAGCCAGAGCAATCGGTGAATCTATCTTTACTCAGTCTGATAGCATTCAAGAACTACGAGAAATGGTTAAAGATGCTGTTCATTGTCATTATCCTGATGAAGCAACTCGTCCAAAACTAATCCGTTTACATATCGTTCATGATGAGGTTATTGCTTCATGAAGTTGCCGAGAGATTTATCTGGTGATGAACTCGCAAAAGCTCTGCAAAAATTAGGATATGCGGTTGACCACCAAACAGGTAGTCATCTAAGATTAACAACTCAAGAGAACGGAGAGCATCATGTTACTATTCCTAACCACAAACCGATTAAAGTAGGTACGCTTAGTGCAATCTTAAGAGATATTGAAAACCACTTTAAGATAACTCGTGAGGAACTTTTAGAGCAACTTTTCTCTTAATTAATTAGTTATTTCAATTTCCTTCAAGCAATCTGGGATAGATTCAAAAACAGCTTAAACAGCGATCGCATTCAGCTTCAAGTAACTTTATAAAATTTGCTCTTTAGCGATCGCTCTTTCAAAAATAGAGAAGATTACCTGGAAAATCAGCTAGAATTAACCAAAATCTCTTGAAGTATCTCAAGGCTAAATCATGCAGATAAAAGTCGAAGTTCCAGATGAATTGGCGATACGATTGAGTTCGTTCGAAGATCAGTTACCACAAATTTTAGAACTGGGTTTGCGGGAATGGAGTGCAGATGCTCAATCTGGATTTTCTGGATTGGCAGATGTTGTCGAATTTTTGGTAAATCTTCCCACTCCAGAGGAAATTTTGGCTTTAAAACCCTCTGAAGCATTACAAAAGCAGATCGAAAATTTGCTGGAAAAAAATAGGACAGTTGGGTTGACACCTGAAGAGGAAAGATCGTGGCAACAATATGAATATGTTGAGCATTTGGTGCGGGTAGCTAAAGCTAAAGCATTACTGAAACTTAAGGGATCGTAAAGCATGAGCAAGGCTTATGTTTCTGCTGCACTCAGACGCTTAGTTTGCGATCGCGCTCATTTTGCTTGTGAGTATTGTTTAATGCGGTGAAATTTCAGTTTTTGTTCCCCATGAGATCGATCGTATCATTGCGGAAAAGCACGGTGGACAAACAGAGGAAAATAATTTGGCGTTAGCTTGTACAATCTGCAACAAGTATAAAGGGAGCGATCTGGCTT
This window of the Oscillatoria salina IIICB1 genome carries:
- a CDS encoding 2-oxoisovalerate dehydrogenase, which translates into the protein MTEIIFLVEDDPEGGYVARAIGESIFTQSDSIQELREMVKDAVHCHYPDEATRPKLIRLHIVHDEVIAS
- a CDS encoding EAL domain-containing protein, with product MQETIASEQAKLKKGESKSRLSIFIDLLPGIVFSCINDGKWSMKYLSKGVFALTGYRAEELTNKGEMEYNDIIYAKDLSNVLEKIETAIAAQEPYEVEYRIRTKSGEKKWFWETGRGIFSPSGELIDVEGFITDITKSKEAEQALRESEERYRLLAENATDLISRHRRDGVFTYVSPACKTLLGYEPSELIGRSPYELFHPQDLEVIQQYNSTLEDLTTNQTITYRIQHKNGKYIWLETSIKRINDRFTKAGSVDRQKGQVCEIVAVSRDISDRKQAEDLLASQKQVLETIASDASLEDTLNILVKSIEANSDGLLGSILVVDAQGKHLQILAAPSLPQSYIQALSQIEISPHAGSCGTAAYYQKPVIVTDIASDPLWENYRSLALSHGLRACWSTPISSSQGKIFGTFAIYYRQPRTPTPSDWQLLEDTTNLTRIAIERKQAETALKEAEAKYRSIFENITQGIFQTLPDGRYLSANPALANIYGYDSPAELIQILTNIGGQLYVDPHRRTYFAKLMEKYGRVSAFESEVYRKDGSTIWISENARAVKNKNGEIIYYEGTVEDITARRLAEEKLIHEATHDSLTGLHNRDWFMKRLKYAIELAHLNRNYLYALLFIDLDRFKVVNDSLGHPVGDELLKSFAAWLQTSLPITKKVARLGGDEFAILLEGIEDFSQAIQIAQLIEERLKQPFQLHNYEVFTGASIGISFSSFNYQQPEDLLRDADVAMYQAKLRQLPYEVFNPAMQIGVMARMQLENDLRRALEREEFFLDYQPIIELATRQIIGFEALVRWNHPIRGLIFPSEFIPVTEEMGLIDSLGWWVLQEACQQLGEWQQSGEADNLVMSVNLSGVQFKQINFCETLAQICRHTKIKPHCLKLEITESCFLETVANSDSAVKQLKAKGIKLCIDDFGTGYSSLSRLHEFPIDTLKIDRSFLSRLGTADSGTEIVRTIVMLAHNLGMDVVAEGVETKLQLEKLQELGCESAQGYFFSKPVDSKVAGELIRIMQKTPAKIFDLAER
- a CDS encoding Mo-dependent nitrogenase C-terminal domain-containing protein, whose product is MNTLIFGRNQSIDWLYPLRQWLNQVKIKNQWIAHLLCRTIPVQCPFERDIYLFGRKIAHIPPLCKLNPLYEEVVGLRFRALCYLADECGEDIRCYC
- the xth gene encoding exodeoxyribonuclease III: MKIATWNVNSIRTRSPQVVNWLEANPVDVLCLQETKVIDQDFPRKTFEELGYHLYISGQKAYNGVAIFSKTPLEDVIIGFTPILGGEQVGEFDAQKRVISGVVAGIRLVNLYVPNGSAVGSEKYTYKLNWLKLLREYLQILQAKPPGNLCVCGDINIALEDRDIHNPEGKEKQIMSSPAERQALQAVLEIGLADAFRKFTSEGGHYSWWDYRTRAFQGNRGWRIDHHYLTMNLYDRAKSCTIDVTPRKQVKPSDHAPVILELD
- a CDS encoding sporulation/spore germination protein, whose product is MKKISKPLTSLLAGILLIGLSSCNLASTEKNSLGERLPESPQSETSTPNPKSNQSQSLKANQPNTVTVNVYHADSQCQTLVPETVAVPDDNSIEAAIAKVLEYKNTTDFELAGYRINVNSQNGVATLDLRVAPDSPRQFVSLSSCEKFALFGSLQKTLTDNTQWDIKEVIFTEKGEEILL
- a CDS encoding type II toxin-antitoxin system HicA family toxin → MKLPRDLSGDELAKALQKLGYAVDHQTGSHLRLTTQENGEHHVTIPNHKPIKVGTLSAILRDIENHFKITREELLEQLFS